The Camelina sativa cultivar DH55 chromosome 14, Cs, whole genome shotgun sequence genome includes a window with the following:
- the LOC104742107 gene encoding uncharacterized protein LOC104742107, with translation MAASSAVSLLDIKLGRFGVGTRSNHGLRLTKWKRKLLWFDGDQTGAPIRRFSCVADMLAPIRRSGGCEKSEERRFDQKTSAHGAGIKTSSSAVPFASPKSRFLSKQEKYYPRCTPRLTGPQSRDTPPKRDTGIANEKDWGIDLLNENVNESGTNEDGSSWFRESGQDLGDNGYRCRWTRMGGQSHDGSSEWTETWWEKSDWTGYKELGVEKSGKIAEGDSWWETWQEVLHQDEWSNLARIERSAQKQAKSGTENAGWYEKWWEKYDAKGWTEKGAHKYGRLNEQSWWEKWGEHYDGRGSVLKWTDKWAETELGTKWGDKWEEKFFSGIGSRQGETWHVSPNSDRWSRTWGEEHFGNGKVHKYGKSTTGESWDIVVDEETYYEAEPHYGWADVVGDSTQLLSIQPRERPPGVYPNLEFGPSPPPESDQPPDKPL, from the exons ATGGCGGCAAGCTCCGCAGTCTCTCTTCTAGACATCAAACTCGGACGATTCGGGGTTGGAACAAGAAGTAATCATGGATTGCGCCTAACGAAGTGGAAAAGGAAACTACTATGGTTCGATGGTGATCAAACCGGAGCTCCGATTCGAAGATTTAGCTGCGTTGCAGATATGCTCGCACCGATTCGTCGCTCTGGGGGCTGCGAGAAGTCTGAGGAACGGCGTTTCGATCAGAAGACGAGTGCCCACGGTGCCGGTATCAAAACTTCTTCATCTGCTGTGCCATTTGCCTCGCCAAA ATCTCGATTTTTGTCAAAGCAAGAAAAGTACTACCCTCGTTGTACTCCAAGGCTTACTGGCCCTCAGTCCCGTGATACTCCTCCTAAAAGAG ACACCGGGATTGCTAATGAAAAGGATTGGGGGATCGATTTGTTGAATGAGAATGTCAATGAGTCTGGCACTAATGAAGATGGAAGTAGTTGGTTTAGAGAAAGTGGACAGGACCTGGGAGATAATGGGTACAGATGTAGATGGACAAGGATGGGTGGTCAATCTCATGATGGCTCTTCTGAGTGGACCGAAACG TGGTGGGAGAAAAGTGACTGGACTGGATACAAAGAATTAG GTGTGGAGAAATCTGGTAAAATTGCTGAGGGGGACTCTTGGTGGGAAACTTGGCAAGAAGTGCTTCATCAAGATGAGTGGAG TAATCTAGCGAGGATAGAAAGGAGTGCACAAAAGCAAGCAAAATCAGGAACCGAAAATGCTGGTTGGTACGAGAAATG GTGGGAGAAGTACGATGCTAAAGGGTGGACAGAGAAAGGAGCACATAAATATGGTAGACTAAATGAGCAGTCATGGTGGGAAAAGTGGGGAGAACATTATGATGGAAGAGGATCTGTACTCAAATG GACTGACAAATGGGCTGAGACAGAGTTGGGAACCAAATGGGGTGACAAGTGGGAAGAGAAATTTTTCAGTGGGATAGGTTCACGTCAGGGAGAGACATGGCATGTATCACCTAACAGCGACC GTTGGTCAAGAACGTGGGGAGAGGAACACTTTGGAAACGG AAAAGTTCATAAGTACGGAAAGAGTACAACGGGAGAAAGCTGGGACATAGTGGTGGATGAAGAAACATACTATGa GGCTGAGCCACATTATGGGTGGGCAGATGTCGTAGGTGATTCAACACAGTTGCTCTCGATCCAACCCCGAGAGAGACCTCCAGGTGTCTACCCGAACCTCGAGTTTGGGCCATCTCCGCCTCCTGAGTCCGACCAACCCCCTGATAAACCACTATGA
- the LOC104743833 gene encoding pre-rRNA-processing protein TSR1 homolog: MGRSRVQVNKAHKTRFSSKSSRNLHRTSLQDGGRIGKSDSSYVKGARAARVQRGKMLRDQKRAAVLKEKRASGGLNSAPRVIVLFPLSASVELNSLGEDVLKLLASDGSGIASSTVASSEYKLRATVLKAPYGDLLTSMEMAKVADLMAFVASASSPWEENKSNFIDSFGSQRLSVLRSIGLPSTTVLIRDLPIDLKKKNEMKKICASQIASEFPEDCKFYPADTRDELHKFMWLFKAQRLAVPHWRSQRPYVVAQKVGMVVDDESSGMCTLLLSGYLRARKISVNQLVHVSGVGDFQFSKIEVLKDPIPLNERKNQNSMELDASHDEEVLKSLVPDPIKQEPLIVENTPDPLAGEQTWPTEEEMAEADKNQKQGKLKKRNLPRGTSEYQAAWIVDDTDEEDSGDGHSNDNGMVLDRGEDSNQERRYDQDFEDDEKSLNVRDFDSATQNDSEMMDDEDLTEEQIKEEIKKIKEAHAEDEEFPDEVETPIDVPARRRFAKYRGLKSFRTSTWDPNESLPQDYARIFAFDNVARTQKLVLKQALKMEEDRDDCVPTGSYVRMHIKEVPLVAASKLSSLVNTTKPIIGFGLLQHESKMSVLHFSVKKYDGYEAPLKTKEELVFHVGFRQFIARPVFSTDNFSSDKHKMERFLHPGGFSLASIYGPISFPPLPLVVLKISEGSGAPAVAALGSLKSIEPNKIILKKIILTGYPQRVSKMKASVRYMFHNPEDVKWFKPVEVWSKCGRRGRVKEPVGTHGKGLLLGEI, encoded by the exons ATGGGACGCTCTCGAGTTCAAGTTAACAAAGCTCACAAGACTAGATTCTCCTCTAAATCTTCTCGCAACCTCCACAGAACCTCACTCCAAG ATGGTGGCAGGATTGGGAAATCGGATAGTAGCTATGTTAAAGGTGCTAGAGCTGCTCGTGTTCAGCGTGGCAAGATGCTTCGAGATCAGAAAAGAGCTGCAGttttgaaggagaagagagcATCTGGGGGATTAAACAGTGCTCCTCGTGTTATC GTCTTGTTTCCCCTCTCTGCTTCTGTTGAATTGAATTCACTTGGTGAAGATGTTTTAAAGTTACTAGCTTCTGATGGTTCTGGAATTGCTTCTTCAACAGTTGCATCTTCTGAGTATAAGCTACGAGCAACT GTGTTAAAGGCGCCTTATGGGGATCTTTTGACAAGTATGGAAATGGCCAAG GTTGCTGATTTGATGGCTTTTGTAGCATCTGCAAGCTCTCCATGGGAAGAGAATAAATCTAACTTCATAGATTCTTTCGGAAGTCAGCGTCTTTCTGTGCTTAGATCAATTGGTCTACCAAGTACCACTGTGTTGATTCGT GATTTACCCAttgatttgaaaaagaaaaatgagatGAAAAAGATATGTGCCTCTCAAATTGCTTCTGAATTTCCTGAGGATTGTAAGTTTTATCCAGCAGATACCAGAGATGAGTTGCATAAG TTTATGTGGTTATTCAAGGCACAAAGGCTTGCTGTACCTCACTGGCGAAGTCAACGACCATATGTTGTGGCTCAGAAG GTTGGGATGGTGGTGGATGATGAAAGCTCAGGAATGTGCACTCTACTTCTCTCTGGTTACTTGCGTGCTCGCAAAATTTCTGTAAATCAGCTG gtCCATGTTTCTGGCGTTGGCGATTTTCAATTCTCAAAAATTGAAGTGCTGAAGGATCCAATTCCCTTGAATGAAAGGAAGAATCAGAATTCCATGGAGTTGGATGCTTCACATGATGAAGAG GTATTGAAGTCTCTGGTTCCTGATCCCATAAAACAAGAGCCTTTAATAGTTGAAAACACTCCAGATCCTTTAGCAGGGGAACAG ACATGGCCAACAGAGGAAGAAATGGCTGAGGCTGACAAAAATCAGAAACAGGGGAAGCTAAAGAAGAGGAATTTGCCGCGAGGGACTTCAGAATATCAG GCTGCTTGGATTGTGGATGACACAGATGAAGAGGATTCTGGTGATGGCCATTCCAATGATAACGGTATGGTCTTGGATAGAGGAGAGGATTCCAATCAAGAACGAAGGTATGACCAAGACTTTGAGGATGATGAAAAATCACTGAACGTGCGCGATTTTGATAGTGCAACTCAGAACGACTCTGAAATGATG GACGATGAAGACTTGACAGAGGAGCAAATTAAGGaggaaatcaagaaaatcaaagagGCACATGCTGAGGACGAGG AATTTCCAGATGAAGTAGAGACTCCTATTGATGTTCCTGCTAGAAGACGTTTTGCAAAGTACAGGGGTCTCAAATCCTTCAGAACCTCCACGTGGGATCCAAAT GAGTCTTTACCTCAGGACTATGCCCGAATTTTTGCTTTTGATAACGTCGCCAGGACTCAAAAGCTTGTGCTCAAGCAAGCCCTGAAGATGGAAGAAGACAGAGATGATTGTGTACCAACTGGGTCATATGTACGGATGCATATTAAAGAAGTGCCTCTTGTTGCCGCCTCTAAACTATCCTCGCTTGTGAACACGACGAAACCCATTATAGGATTTGGGCTTTTGCAGCATGAATCCAAGATGTCGGTTCTGCATTTTAG CGTAAAGAAGTATGATGGTTATGAAGCTCctcttaaaacaaaagaagagctTGTGTTCCATGTCGGATTCCGTCAATTTATTGCAAG GCCGGTATTTTCAACCGACAATTTTAGCTCGGACAAGCACAAGATGGAGAGATTCTTGCATCCTGGGGGTTTCTCGTTGGCTTCTATATACGGCCCAATATCTTTCCCACCACTTCCTTTGGTAGTTCTGAAAATTTCTGAAGGGTCAGGTGCTCCTGCCGTTGCTGCCCTTGGTTCCTTGAAAAGCATTGAAcccaacaaaataattttaaagaagaTAATATTAACTGG GTATCCTCAGAGAGTATCAAAAATGAAAGCTTCAGTCAGATATATGTTCCACAACCCAGAAGATGTGAAATGGTTCAAG CCTGTAGAAGTGTGGTCAAAATGCGGGCGTCGTGGTCGCGTGAAGGAGCCAGTTGGTACTCATGGTAAGGGATTATTATTAGGAGAGAT TTAG